aattcactgagctcctgagagcgagccattctttcacaaatgtttgtaaaagcagtctgcagcctaggtgcttgattttatacacctgtggccatggaagtgattggaacacctgattctcattatttggatgggtgagccaatacttttggcaatatagtgtagatagatagatagttttGTGCATTGTAAAACCTTACAGCAGTAATAACAGACTTCCTGTATCTGAATATCTTTTTCATTCAGCCCTACCTGCTGTTTATCAgctcaaaatacagttttaagtTGTACAAATTAAAAAGTGACATGAAAATATGCCCTCATCTGTTTCTGCTGTGAGCAccgtttttcttcttcactcttCTTCAGCCATCACCCCCCAACACCCGCCCCACCTCTCTAATTCCTGCCTCACATGTTTGGCTCGCTGCGTGAGACAAGGACTAAAGAGGACACGCCGTTAATCCAGTCTTTCACTTGCCACACCGAaccacgacacacacacacacaaaacatgcacACTGACCTCGCTGAAATCAAATCTATCAGCGACGGCTACTCCAGCTTCAGAATGTAAAGATGAGAGTTTGTCCAGAAAAGTCCTCTACAATCATAATTGGATTACAGGAACAAATAGCAGCAATAATCACAGGGTGGTGGATTAGTTTCCTTCAGAAAATCACTGTAAAAGGCTTTTTCTGATCACTGGAGGGACAATGCCACTGATTGTATTAGAGAATATAATCCCATTCTGAAGCATGATATGTCATAAATAGTTTATGGTTCAAAtggaattttttaaatattgtgatGTCTTTAACCGTAAATGATGCATTTATCTgactgtgtgtgagagagacttTCTGCTCGTGTGCAAATGAAATGATACGTTGGGGCATTACAGTGcatttaaatccatccatccacaccATCTGTTGTTGTTTGGAAACGTTTTATTTATTCTGCTATTTATTTACAACCACATGATATGCATTGAAAGTGAAATCACAAATCCATTTGTCAcgatacacaacacacacacagacacacatgcgcATCAATACACACACTCAGCACACACATCCCAAGCAGGATGTTCTCTCATCCAAACATGgaaggagacacaaagagacagaaataataaaaacatgcaactaGACAACATAAATTTCACTGGAGAAATGGAGTTTCAGTTGTTCGGGAGATGAGTTATCAAGGTAAACAGGAGGAAGACATGAGGAACTAGAGGAGGAGACACACACTTAAGCTCAGCAACAGTATTTTAGTAatactcaaacaaaaaaaaaaagacttttgagTCAAAATTTTAGGGACACCCTCTTAAGAGACAACTGAAGGCATCAGGCTTCATAAGTTGGTTTTTAGTAGCCTTGTTAGCTCATCTACTTGTACCGTAAGACATTAATACACTAAAGTGTCATCAGATTTTGAAGTCCATGTAAGTGCCCCTTGAAATTTGTTTAATTCTTTAAAATTTCTACACTTCTACCCTATATTTTCCCCTCAAATTCTGTTGCACTTTTCAGCACTTTTCACTATAGAACAGAAATATCATGTCTATAGATGAAtatagaaatattagaaaagcTCAAGGCCATTTCAACTGTTAGACAGCAAACAACATTTCAGGTATCTACTGAAATGTGCTGATTATAGAATGCTTTTAAATACAGCCTCATTAAACAGAAACAGTTTGCAGAACCAGTGGTAGTGAAAATATCAACCGATTAGTATGTTAGCTTAGCTAGCCATATAACACTCTTGTTGCTTATTTATAGTGGTCTGAAtggcaaaacaaaaatctaGTTGTCAGCATAGAGCATATAGTCCCAAGTGAatgtgccttaaacctgcattcttttaacagccagcagggggcgactccttcgattgcaaaaagaagtcaaattgtaaagaaaactatgagaaaatgatcttacttctcacttgatttataacctcagtaaacattttacaAATGAGTTTTTGGTCTCGATTTCTAGTTTCAAGCCTCCTTCAATCCAGCATGATACTCATTTTGGAATTTATGTTCtcattttgaataaaataggtaataaagcagggtatgttttaAAGCAGGGTTACGTTTTGATTTACAAGTTGCTGCCATATTGGTGTGCATAATGTCTGTAAATTCTCAGTAAGATCCACCCCTTGCGAGGCTTCAAAACAGTAGTTTATAAACCAAtgggtgatttttttccaccttttatAGGCAGTCTATGGTTCACAGTAAAACAATCCAGAGAGGGTTAGAAGCAACAGGGTTTCTTACATACTAACAAACCAAAGAGAGTGAAACAGATTCTActgattatatttttttctaatcatACCATAGTATCAAAATTATATATTAATACTTCAGAATActgatgctttaaaaaaaaaaaaaagatctttaaatctttttaacaaccATGATGTTGCTCACACAAGTGAAGGTCAATAATGTAAAAGTGGTCGAGTAGATAAAAGGGAGGCTGTGCAAGATTTACTTTCAAGTTTAGGTAGCATGTCATAAAGCTTCTAGTTTACATGATGTTTCCAACatctgagacaaaaaaaccctgaCAATGTCATCTTGTGAGACTCCCAGCTCCTTGGAAGTGTAATACAAAATTGCTATTTTGATTTTTACTTTGGTTGTCAGTTAATTAGTCAGTCATTTAGTGTGAATTTGCAGCTTAAATAAGCCACTGCATAAATATATGCCTTTATCTGTGCTGTATGAATAGAAACGATGCATGTTATAAAGTATTACAAGTACTAGAGTTGTTGGTTTAATGAAAGGATAACCCTTCTGTGCAGATGATGTGTATGtttatgtgagtgtgtttaGCGGATGGGGGCCTTCAGAGCGgcatccacctcctcctccggcAGCAGCGTGTGCCACTGGGCCACAGGACGTCTGGGATTGGCCAACATGTCTGACCAGTGTCGTAGCCCGACGCCCGAGGCACCGTAGCCAATCCAACACTTTCCAATGGGGTCATTGCTGCCCAGCTTGTCGTAGTCGTAGACGGTGATCAGCACCTGCACTTTCTGTGTGTGGAGACAAAACAGGGTTAAATGCATTTataatggagtttttttttcttggcaatATATGAAGTTAAGTAGTAACACTGGTTAAGGTGAATGAAGATGATCTTTGATGTGATTCTGGTGCTCGAATCTGTTGAGTTTGTAATGGttggtaaaaaaaatcaactgcaTGGTATATTCTAATGTTATTGTATATCTACACAATTTGCACTGATACCATGGATCTCATAAGGTTTCTATGCAGCTTTATAAAGTTTTTTTCAATCTTTGCATTGACATTTAGataactgcaacaaaaaagtgTGTTACCTCTTTTTGTTATAATAAGCTCAACTCcaaaacaaaagggaaaattCAAAATTGCACCATATCATCTCTTCTGTAACTTTATCACCTGCGACTGTCATAAACAACACAGCTgccaaataaaaatgtacaaaggaTTTATAACTTCAGTCAAGCGCAGTTATAATTAAGAGCTATAGATTGGATTTAGATTTGGAGAGACAGAATAACAAATACAACCATGCTAGCAGCACAGCGTTGttttgttagcatgctaacattctcaaaatgtaaattcCTAACATGCTGATTTAAGGCAATTACCATGTTTACCTGTTCAATCTCTTAGGAAAGTGTTTTTAGATGCTAGCATTTGCTAATTAACACTAAGGACAAAGTAAAGCTGGGGTTGATTTGGATGGCATTAGTTTAGATTTAAGAGGGAAATATCAACTTCGGTGCCAAATTTTGTtgcaaaagctgaaaaatagTAAATTGTTTGAATTATCAATCAACACGCTCTATGCGCAGACACCACAAATAGTCCCAGGACTTACTGATCGCACCATATATACAATACCAGTCCAAAGTTTGGGCACAAACTTTGGACTATAGTGTtgatatatttacatttacttccaataaattaaaatgatcaAAGCTCATACCCACAGCCAGTCAACTGAAGTGTCTGGTGTAAATAGGAAGTGGTCATACTGAAAGACATTCAAACCTGGATCTGAGAGAAGGGGATCTCAAAGCTAAAGCTCTCATTGAAGTAAGGATTCAAAGTATTTTGCTTGACtgatgtcttcttcttcttgagtCGCTTGCCATTGTGCTGCAGCACCACCTTAACAAAGGGAtctgagaaagagaaagagacagtaGATGAGCAGAGCAGTACAGTACCAGTCTCAGTCTTTAGTATTTAAGTATATGTGTTTACCTGACAGTCCTCCAACGTCCATCTTCTTCAGATTCTTGGCTTCCATGATGTTGACCGTTAGTTTACCGGCCGTGGGGACATATCGAAGGGAAATACAGATATCACCCAATTTTTCTTGCTGTTAGAAccaaaaaatatacatgaagTATTAGTCATAGTGCTTTAAATGTTGGTATTGATTGTTATATTTACTAGGGTGCTTCAAAAAGGTTTCAGCCTCATCCAAACAGGGGCGGAACTCCACCTTCGGAACATAACTGTATTCTGTGTATAAAGccttatatcactgtccacaaaaactcaaatgtttgaagcaattaaagtgatgttttttgttGAGGCCAAACTTTTTTGAAGtacactcaaaaacaaaaaacacgtgcctcctctttttctcctcCAACCAAATCCTTCCATTCATGTATCGGCTGTCCGAGGTCTATACTGTTCATGGGGATCTTGATTTCGCCGATGACGTCGTGTTTGCCAAAACGGTCAAAGTCAAAAACTTGGAGCACCAGAGTCTGACCACCCAACTCACTGTAGGGTATCTGGAGAAGGAGAGTATTAAAAAAACTAGCACTTCAGCATCTTTAAGGATAATaagatatttaataaactaaaaatgCATCTGAAAACATGATCAAACTGTGTAGACCTTA
This portion of the Amphiprion ocellaris isolate individual 3 ecotype Okinawa chromosome 19, ASM2253959v1, whole genome shotgun sequence genome encodes:
- the syt5a gene encoding synaptotagmin Va isoform X1; this encodes MRLVDVAGSRLRRAAEEEERERPAPPPPSHHSNHQFASMKNKFFNELTHLPNHKLKMPMWAVGAIVVVVLALIACLGFCIYKKCINKTKKPKKVRERKGGRGRRKKDKEGEEGEEKKEGEEGKEEEEKEFFGKLEYTLDYNFTDNQLIVGILQAQDLPAMDIGGTSDPYVKVYMLPDKKKKFETKVQRKNLCPVFNETFTFKIPYSELGGQTLVLQVFDFDRFGKHDVIGEIKIPMNSIDLGQPIHEWKDLVGGEKEEQEKLGDICISLRYVPTAGKLTVNIMEAKNLKKMDVGGLSDPFVKVVLQHNGKRLKKKKTSVKQNTLNPYFNESFSFEIPFSQIQKVQVLITVYDYDKLGSNDPIGKCWIGYGASGVGLRHWSDMLANPRRPVAQWHTLLPEEEVDAALKAPIR
- the syt5a gene encoding synaptotagmin Va isoform X2; this encodes MRLVDVAGSRLRRAAEEEERERPAPPPPSHHSNHQFASMKNKFFNELTHLPMPMWAVGAIVVVVLALIACLGFCIYKKCINKTKKPKKVRERKGGRGRRKKDKEGEEGEEKKEGEEGKEEEEKEFFGKLEYTLDYNFTDNQLIVGILQAQDLPAMDIGGTSDPYVKVYMLPDKKKKFETKVQRKNLCPVFNETFTFKIPYSELGGQTLVLQVFDFDRFGKHDVIGEIKIPMNSIDLGQPIHEWKDLVGGEKEEQEKLGDICISLRYVPTAGKLTVNIMEAKNLKKMDVGGLSDPFVKVVLQHNGKRLKKKKTSVKQNTLNPYFNESFSFEIPFSQIQKVQVLITVYDYDKLGSNDPIGKCWIGYGASGVGLRHWSDMLANPRRPVAQWHTLLPEEEVDAALKAPIR